In one window of Deinococcus misasensis DSM 22328 DNA:
- a CDS encoding HAD family hydrolase, with amino-acid sequence MNEILPKFADLRAVLFDMDGVLTQNTPFHELAWRQAAGQQYGIDIPEGDLRIHAGKNSEILQVLLNREVPEEEVQHFHHLKESTYRDLARGSLEPTLGLKAYLNWLQEQNLQVALVTGADRPNVDFVLQALGLTDTFAVQITSELFEKGKPDPTCYHLALQQLGLTPAQVLVHEDSPAGTAAAVAAGCTVLALGTTTTPEVLQTRGAAKVFRDFTDILPFMQRHQSAVTGR; translated from the coding sequence ATGAACGAGATCTTGCCGAAATTTGCCGATTTGAGAGCAGTGCTCTTTGACATGGACGGGGTACTGACCCAGAACACCCCCTTCCATGAACTGGCCTGGAGACAGGCCGCAGGGCAGCAGTATGGAATCGACATCCCCGAGGGAGACCTGCGCATCCATGCAGGCAAAAACAGCGAAATCCTGCAAGTGCTGCTGAACCGTGAAGTGCCCGAGGAAGAAGTGCAGCACTTTCACCACCTCAAAGAATCCACCTATCGGGACCTCGCCAGAGGAAGCCTTGAACCCACCCTGGGGCTGAAAGCCTACCTGAACTGGTTGCAAGAGCAGAACCTGCAAGTGGCTCTGGTCACAGGAGCAGACCGGCCCAATGTGGATTTTGTGCTTCAGGCCCTCGGGCTGACAGACACTTTTGCAGTGCAAATCACCTCTGAACTGTTCGAAAAAGGCAAGCCCGATCCCACCTGTTACCACCTCGCACTTCAACAACTGGGGCTCACCCCTGCTCAGGTGCTGGTTCATGAGGATTCTCCAGCAGGAACCGCAGCCGCGGTGGCTGCGGGATGCACCGTGCTGGCCCTCGGAACCACCACCACACCAGAGGTCCTGCAAACCCGAGGGGCTGCAAAAGTGTTCCGGGATTTCACGGACATCCTGCCCTTCATGCAACGGCATCAAAGTGCCGTGACAGGCAGATAA
- a CDS encoding DeoR/GlpR family DNA-binding transcription regulator, producing the protein MFAEERRKRILDDLIRLGRVTVQDLASHLQVSEDTIRRDLKHLADHGYLQKTHGGAVMLDTPRLTYTQRASVLSTNKVRIGQAAARMIQPEQTVFIDAGSTTLAAAQALSEQDLHLTVITNSLEVAHCFEHKSTVQLIVTGGLWNQTLRHFHGHTCVQTIQEFRADVALIGAAALHPTAGNTTPYQEDALVKRAIFSSSIRRMVLTDHTKLGLVSSSFIAPTSEIDVLVTDGNLEGWQEWVPEVVLA; encoded by the coding sequence ATGTTTGCCGAAGAGCGCCGAAAACGCATTCTCGATGACCTGATCCGTCTGGGTCGGGTCACCGTTCAAGACCTTGCCAGCCACCTGCAGGTCTCTGAAGACACCATCCGCCGTGACCTCAAACACCTTGCAGACCACGGATACCTGCAAAAAACCCACGGTGGGGCCGTGATGCTTGACACCCCACGCCTGACCTACACCCAGAGGGCCAGCGTGCTCAGCACCAACAAAGTCCGCATCGGTCAAGCTGCAGCCCGCATGATCCAACCCGAGCAAACCGTGTTCATCGACGCAGGCAGCACCACCCTCGCTGCTGCCCAAGCCCTCTCTGAACAGGACTTGCACCTCACTGTCATCACCAACTCCCTCGAAGTGGCCCACTGCTTCGAACACAAATCCACCGTGCAACTCATCGTCACCGGGGGGCTCTGGAACCAGACCCTGAGGCACTTCCACGGGCACACCTGCGTGCAAACCATTCAGGAATTCCGCGCCGATGTGGCCTTGATTGGCGCAGCAGCCCTGCACCCCACCGCTGGAAACACCACCCCCTATCAGGAAGATGCTCTGGTCAAACGGGCGATCTTTTCCAGCAGCATCCGCAGAATGGTGCTCACCGACCACACCAAACTCGGGCTGGTGTCCTCCAGTTTCATTGCGCCCACCTCTGAGATTGATGTGCTGGTCACCGATGGGAACCTGGAAGGGTGGCAGGAGTGGGTGCCTGAAGTGGTGCTGGCTTGA